In one Paenibacillus sp. JQZ6Y-1 genomic region, the following are encoded:
- a CDS encoding SMI1/KNR4 family protein, with protein MDTKAQQLWRDIIQHAMNINSCTIDQLHLRQGATFEQFVQLEQTLAVSLPEPMKQLYSIHDGQEETLDINILLRNLTFLSVQRIIETWQFLQEEFDPDGWEPDAGDGVKPFLWNPRWIPFATNGAGDYVCIDTDPAADGVQGQVLYFWHDWESRTVEANDFFQFVEMCLQEEE; from the coding sequence ATGGACACCAAAGCTCAGCAATTATGGAGAGACATCATACAGCATGCAATGAATATCAATTCCTGTACGATAGATCAGCTGCATCTCCGTCAGGGCGCGACTTTCGAGCAGTTTGTACAATTGGAGCAGACGCTTGCTGTTTCTTTGCCGGAGCCGATGAAGCAATTGTACAGCATTCATGATGGTCAGGAAGAGACGCTGGATATAAACATACTACTGCGAAATCTAACCTTTTTGTCAGTACAACGGATCATTGAGACATGGCAGTTTTTGCAGGAGGAATTTGATCCAGATGGATGGGAACCAGATGCAGGAGATGGAGTTAAACCGTTTCTGTGGAATCCACGTTGGATTCCATTTGCAACGAATGGGGCAGGCGATTATGTATGTATCGATACTGATCCAGCTGCCGATGGTGTGCAGGGACAGGTGTTGTATTTCTGGCACGATTGGGAAAGTCGGACGGTAGAAGCCAACGACTTCTTTCAA
- a CDS encoding copper amine oxidase N-terminal domain-containing protein, with protein sequence MRERSSRIQNYAAGAIVSLAMVTGTLSPWTATTTVWAAEQNNSQTGIASVLNGQTYLLTDGTLWAQSLKGPWHSEYNFKGITVGSNNQYYGWTTGGQVLTWDDVTGKATIISGISNAAQVSGNGIVLGRDGKINMVGSDKPDTLPMNVKMIDGHEDSYATVNQSGDMFYYSSYRNGLGRKVGSYPDAAAIRQDGVGLAVLKNDGTVVLLDLLTGDAPRTLATDAVSIDWQGNNRTLLVAKKDGTVWSYSRSNGFNPQQLSELTGITEIAASADGIYARRSDGSWVRDVQQSVTPFGVPSITQLKLALSKTDAAIGDKVEAQVQEVYSNGYTSSRPALSGELAVDQPQVAEVLSDGTVKVKALGGATVTLSVDGMTAQAPLNGTSEQALTGAVMISGTVYLPVQSVFKALGGTVAVSGNQFRISWGKDQIVLNKNSAVATINGQKQTLKGKVQSSAGQTVFPAALLTAVSTNAKVSWDGSYKQAILNVNGSKITVQSADTQKLIKQAEIGNLTRLLGKSYWVNGYSGAGDRFSKVTIRDITAEKDPYNHTRFVVHFRGGDGKDYPSSMMTGSEITNLIGDSSEFFTYNPYSKYNWSQSTWNHIKNGEVVRGMTKQQVLLSWGEPDRKEVSKQGGYNVEVWSYISDSSLDMLGFGEGVVYEIVSL encoded by the coding sequence ATGAGAGAGAGAAGCAGCAGAATTCAGAATTATGCAGCAGGAGCAATAGTAAGTCTGGCGATGGTAACGGGAACACTATCGCCTTGGACGGCGACGACCACGGTATGGGCAGCTGAACAAAATAATAGTCAGACAGGGATCGCTTCCGTGTTAAACGGTCAAACGTATCTGTTGACAGATGGCACATTATGGGCGCAATCGCTCAAAGGACCATGGCATTCGGAATACAATTTCAAAGGCATCACGGTAGGCAGCAACAATCAATATTATGGCTGGACAACGGGTGGACAGGTACTAACATGGGATGACGTTACTGGCAAAGCAACGATTATATCCGGTATCAGCAATGCTGCGCAGGTGTCCGGTAATGGTATCGTGCTAGGACGTGATGGCAAAATCAATATGGTCGGTTCAGACAAACCGGATACACTGCCAATGAATGTGAAAATGATCGATGGACACGAGGACTCGTATGCAACGGTGAATCAATCCGGTGACATGTTCTACTATAGCTCCTATCGCAATGGGCTTGGGCGCAAGGTGGGCAGTTATCCAGATGCTGCTGCCATTCGTCAAGATGGAGTCGGCTTGGCTGTGCTCAAAAATGACGGTACGGTTGTACTGCTAGATCTGCTGACTGGCGATGCACCACGTACGCTGGCAACTGACGCGGTATCTATCGATTGGCAAGGCAATAATCGTACATTGCTAGTAGCGAAAAAGGACGGTACAGTCTGGTCGTATAGCCGCTCCAATGGCTTCAACCCACAGCAACTTAGTGAGTTGACAGGCATTACCGAAATCGCTGCTAGTGCAGATGGCATCTATGCTCGTCGCAGTGACGGTAGCTGGGTACGAGATGTGCAGCAATCGGTAACTCCATTCGGCGTGCCGTCTATTACACAATTGAAGCTAGCGTTATCCAAGACGGATGCTGCGATTGGAGATAAAGTCGAAGCACAGGTTCAGGAAGTGTATTCCAACGGCTATACAAGCAGTCGTCCGGCACTTTCTGGCGAATTGGCAGTTGATCAGCCGCAAGTTGCTGAAGTTCTGTCAGATGGTACAGTAAAAGTCAAAGCGCTCGGTGGTGCAACCGTGACACTGAGCGTAGACGGTATGACCGCTCAAGCACCTTTAAACGGAACATCGGAGCAGGCACTAACGGGTGCAGTCATGATCAGCGGTACAGTATATTTGCCCGTGCAATCGGTATTCAAGGCATTGGGTGGAACTGTTGCTGTCAGTGGCAATCAATTCCGTATCAGCTGGGGCAAAGACCAGATTGTGCTGAATAAAAACAGCGCAGTGGCGACTATCAATGGACAAAAGCAGACGCTCAAAGGCAAAGTACAAAGCAGCGCTGGACAAACCGTGTTTCCGGCTGCCTTACTGACCGCTGTCTCCACCAATGCAAAAGTAAGCTGGGATGGATCGTACAAGCAGGCAATTCTAAATGTCAATGGCTCCAAAATCACTGTCCAATCGGCGGATACACAAAAGCTGATCAAGCAGGCAGAAATCGGTAACTTAACCCGACTGCTTGGTAAGTCCTATTGGGTAAATGGTTATAGCGGGGCGGGAGATCGCTTTAGCAAAGTCACTATTCGCGATATTACTGCGGAAAAAGATCCGTATAATCACACACGCTTTGTCGTTCATTTCCGTGGCGGCGATGGTAAAGATTACCCATCCAGCATGATGACTGGCTCGGAAATTACCAATCTGATTGGAGATTCCTCGGAATTTTTCACATACAACCCGTATAGCAAATACAACTGGTCGCAGTCCACATGGAACCATATCAAAAATGGCGAAGTGGTTCGCGGTATGACCAAACAGCAGGTACTGCTTTCATGGGGCGAACCGGATCGCAAAGAAGTATCCAAGCAGGGCGGATACAATGTGGAAGTATGGTCGTACATCAGCGACAGCTCACTCGATATGCTCGGATTTGGCGAAGGCGTGGTTTATGAGATTGTTAGCCTGTAA